One genomic window of Sodaliphilus pleomorphus includes the following:
- a CDS encoding ribonuclease Z, whose product MTKFELNILGCGSATSSLMHLPSCQVLNVRDNLYMIDCGEGAQLEMRRMKLKFSRLNHIFISHLHGDHCFGLPGLLSTLALLGKTGSITIHIFQDGAVQFQGLLNFFCRNMPYELKWHIITPHKAVIYEDDAFTVTAFPLRHRIPAVGFRFDEKPKLRHIVADQVKRYGVPLYFMNSLRQGRDYVTPAGEVIPNAALTTPADPCISYAYCSDTAYSKRVVNAVRGVDWLYHESTYGDDCARQAKQRFHSTARVAATVAQEAGVRHLILGHYSKRYTDDTVLLQQAREVFPATILSTEGMTIDLNQV is encoded by the coding sequence ATGACAAAGTTTGAACTAAATATTTTGGGCTGCGGGTCGGCCACATCATCGCTCATGCACTTGCCCTCGTGCCAGGTGCTCAACGTGCGCGACAACCTGTATATGATCGACTGCGGCGAGGGCGCCCAACTCGAGATGCGGCGCATGAAATTGAAATTTTCGCGCTTGAACCACATCTTCATCAGCCACCTGCACGGCGACCACTGCTTCGGGCTGCCCGGGCTGCTGTCGACACTTGCCTTGCTGGGCAAGACGGGCTCGATTACCATCCACATTTTCCAGGACGGGGCTGTGCAGTTTCAAGGCTTGCTCAACTTTTTTTGCCGCAACATGCCCTATGAGCTCAAGTGGCACATCATCACGCCGCACAAGGCGGTCATCTACGAGGACGACGCTTTCACGGTCACGGCTTTCCCCCTGCGCCACCGCATTCCGGCTGTGGGGTTCCGCTTCGACGAGAAGCCCAAGCTGCGCCACATCGTTGCCGATCAGGTGAAGCGCTACGGCGTGCCGCTCTATTTCATGAACAGCCTGCGCCAGGGGCGCGACTACGTGACCCCTGCCGGCGAGGTGATACCCAATGCCGCGCTCACTACCCCTGCCGACCCCTGCATCTCCTATGCCTATTGCAGCGACACGGCCTATAGCAAGCGTGTGGTGAATGCCGTGCGCGGCGTCGACTGGCTCTATCACGAGTCGACCTATGGCGACGACTGCGCCCGCCAGGCCAAGCAGCGCTTCCACAGCACGGCACGCGTTGCCGCCACTGTGGCTCAGGAAGCAGGCGTGCGGCACCTCATACTGGGCCACTACAGCAAGCGCTACACCGACGATACCGTGCTCTTGCAGCAGGCTCGCGAGGTGTTTCCCGCCACGATACTCTCGACCGAGGGCATGACCATCGACCTCAACCAGGTGTAG